The following proteins come from a genomic window of Patescibacteria group bacterium:
- the infB gene encoding translation initiation factor IF-2 encodes MAKKKENLTRLPVSSMQADDGQVSRAPVVVVLGHIDHGKTSLLDRIRKTHIAEKESGGITQHVGAYEIEYQDKKITFIDTPGHEAFSAMRSRGAKVADISILVIDGCKGVKAQTKEAISHIKKSQILMIVAINKIDKPEADPGKVKRELAKENILVESMGGKIPSVEVSAKTGKGVKDLLELISLLAEMENLKGDISKPAEGVVIESYLDDLRGPTATLLLRDGVLKISDIVGTFSTFGKTRILENFQGQPIKTALPSMPVILLGFENVPLVGEKFRVFDEIQSAKDYLQKPEKRKAGRVFFIEPGKKVLNLILKTDVLGSIEAIEEVLKNLPQENVILRILKAEAGDINESDVKLAKSARAKILGFRVKTNPIAQNLAERERIKIMGFDIIYDLVQGIRQVMERLIKPELVRENLGKVKILVIFRTEKNRQIVGGKVIEGEVKKGVLIEIFRPASPAKRGEKEEKIGQGKLISLQKNKRDIERAIKGEECGILYEGPEKIEEGDVLLIYIEEKRKREL; translated from the coding sequence ATGGCTAAAAAAAAGGAAAATTTAACCCGCCTGCCAGTATCTTCGATGCAAGCCGATGACGGACAGGTGTCTCGAGCTCCGGTGGTGGTAGTTTTAGGACATATTGATCATGGCAAGACAAGTTTACTTGACCGGATAAGGAAAACCCATATAGCTGAAAAAGAATCAGGCGGCATTACTCAACATGTTGGAGCCTATGAAATTGAGTACCAAGATAAAAAGATTACCTTTATTGATACCCCTGGTCATGAGGCTTTTTCGGCTATGAGATCTCGAGGAGCTAAAGTAGCTGATATCTCAATTTTAGTAATTGATGGTTGTAAGGGGGTAAAAGCTCAGACCAAAGAGGCTATTTCTCATATAAAAAAATCTCAAATTCTAATGATTGTAGCTATAAATAAAATAGATAAGCCTGAAGCTGATCCAGGAAAAGTTAAAAGAGAATTAGCAAAAGAAAATATTTTAGTTGAATCAATGGGAGGAAAAATCCCTTCGGTTGAGGTTTCAGCTAAAACTGGAAAAGGAGTCAAAGACCTTCTGGAATTAATATCGCTATTAGCTGAAATGGAAAATCTCAAAGGAGATATCTCAAAACCGGCCGAGGGAGTAGTAATCGAGTCTTATTTAGATGATTTGCGAGGCCCAACCGCTACTTTACTTTTAAGAGACGGAGTTTTAAAAATTAGTGATATTGTTGGAACTTTTTCAACTTTTGGTAAAACTAGGATTTTAGAAAATTTCCAAGGCCAGCCAATCAAAACTGCTCTACCTTCAATGCCAGTTATTTTGCTCGGTTTTGAAAATGTCCCCCTGGTTGGAGAAAAATTTAGGGTTTTTGATGAAATTCAGTCAGCTAAAGATTATCTTCAGAAACCGGAAAAGAGAAAAGCTGGAAGGGTATTTTTTATTGAACCTGGTAAAAAAGTTTTAAATTTAATTTTGAAAACTGATGTTTTAGGATCGATTGAGGCGATCGAGGAAGTTTTAAAAAATCTTCCTCAAGAAAATGTTATTCTAAGGATTTTAAAAGCTGAAGCTGGAGATATCAACGAGTCTGATGTTAAGTTAGCTAAATCAGCCAGGGCAAAGATTTTAGGTTTTCGGGTAAAAACAAATCCGATTGCTCAAAATTTAGCTGAAAGAGAAAGAATTAAAATAATGGGGTTTGATATAATTTACGATTTAGTCCAGGGAATCCGTCAGGTCATGGAACGTTTAATTAAACCAGAATTAGTAAGAGAAAACTTAGGAAAAGTAAAAATTTTAGTAATTTTTCGGACTGAAAAAAATCGCCAGATTGTAGGTGGAAAAGTTATTGAGGGAGAAGTCAAGAAGGGAGTTTTAATTGAAATCTTTAGACCCGCTTCGCCCGCAAAGCGAGGCGAGAAAGAAGAAAAAATTGGCCAGGGCAAGTTGATTTCTCTTCAAAAAAATAAAAGAGATATTGAAAGGGCTATTAAAGGAGAGGAATGTGGGATATTATATGAGGGGCCAGAAAAAATTGAGGAAGGTGATGTTTTGCTAATATATATTGAGGAAAAGAGAAAAAGAGAGCTGTAA
- a CDS encoding DUF4446 family protein gives MFNFFKKRKKEPKNFKEILVYLKDLEKNFEKLSEELEKLKKESEFSLQKVGIVRFNPFSGVGGDQSFSVALLDKSNTGVVVTSIYGREGNRVYAKSIEKGNSQHPLSDEEKEAIERAIKS, from the coding sequence ATGTTTAATTTTTTTAAAAAAAGAAAAAAAGAGCCAAAAAATTTCAAAGAGATTTTAGTTTATCTCAAGGATTTAGAAAAGAATTTTGAGAAGCTTTCTGAAGAATTAGAAAAATTGAAAAAAGAAAGCGAATTTTCTTTACAAAAAGTAGGAATAGTAAGATTTAATCCTTTCTCTGGAGTTGGTGGTGATCAGAGTTTCTCTGTGGCTTTACTTGATAAAAGTAATACCGGAGTGGTTGTCACCAGTATTTATGGTCGGGAAGGAAACCGAGTTTATGCTAAATCCATTGAAAAAGGCAATTCCCAACATCCTCTTTCTGACGAGGAAAAAGAGGCTATAGAAAGAGCGATAAAAAGTTAA
- the rbfA gene encoding 30S ribosome-binding factor RbfA, with translation MSKRIQKVNELLKRELSQILLREAEFPQNTLVTITRVEASVDLREAKVFFSVIPESQIKEILQILNREIYKFQQKINKRLKMRPVPKIKFFKEIKTSEAARVEEILEKIKKFEKKI, from the coding sequence TTGTCCAAACGCATCCAAAAAGTTAATGAACTCCTAAAAAGGGAATTAAGCCAGATCCTTCTCAGGGAAGCTGAGTTCCCTCAAAATACTTTAGTTACCATAACTCGAGTTGAGGCTTCAGTTGACTTAAGAGAGGCTAAGGTATTCTTTAGTGTAATACCAGAAAGCCAGATTAAAGAAATTTTACAAATTTTAAATCGAGAAATTTACAAATTTCAGCAAAAAATTAACAAAAGATTGAAAATGAGACCGGTTCCTAAAATAAAATTCTTTAAAGAAATAAAAACCAGTGAAGCAGCTAGGGTTGAGGAAATTTTAGAAAAAATAAAAAAATTTGAAAAAAAAATTTAA